The Lactuca sativa cultivar Salinas chromosome 2, Lsat_Salinas_v11, whole genome shotgun sequence genome includes a window with the following:
- the LOC111911066 gene encoding protein RKD5 isoform X2 translates to MASPSQQSPPPPLTHPHSLKALVAFRNLICPELIRTVHLYRSEEGGEESEVEREYVFHKEKDYEEISFCKVFTLKKFEVSSHFEGLVNGVWLCIYVFDASCWSPADIDRLPTVLTISRNHKLDSIPTLANDLQTINQLSCEMGRFKHCKGESEEDGEEDKDNRYKNHHMCDVDLNSLPYGLSENDESDQSATGKKKRRAATKDIASLNLEDLSKYFDLPIIEASKNLKVGLTVLKKKCREFGIPRWPHRKIKSLDGLISDLQEEVKRQQEEDKGGGGGGGAALAVVERQKMIESEKETIEKKPFMDIQRETKKFRQDIFKKRHRARLLETQCRTLPLF, encoded by the exons ATGGCGTCTCCCTCACAACAATCTCCCCCTCCTCCTCTTACTCATCCTCATTCCCTGAAAGCCCTTGTCGCCTTCCGCAACCTCATCTGTCCAG AGCTGATTAGGACGGTGCATCTGTATCGATCGGAGGAAGGAGGGGAAGAATCGGAGGTGGAAAGAGAGTATGTGTTTCATAAGGAGAAGGATTACGAGGAGATTAGCTTCTGTAAAGTGTTTACCTTGAAGAAATTTGAAGTTTCGTCACACTTTGAAGGGCTTGTGAATGGTGTGTGGCTCTGCATTTATGTCTTCGACGCTTCCTGTTGGTCTCCTGCTGATATCGACCGACTCCCTACTGTTCTTACAATCTCCAG GAATCACAAGCTGGATTCAATCCCAACATTGGCTAATGACTTACAAACAATTAATCAGCTCAGCTGTGAAATGGGAAGGTTTAAACATTGTAAAGGAGAATCTGAGGAAGATGGGGAAGAAGACAAAGACAATCGGTATAAGAATCATCACATGTGTGATGTGGATCTTAATTCTCTTCCTTATGGACTTTCAGAAAATGATGAAAGTGATCAAAGCGCCACAG GGAAGAAGAAAAGAAGGGCAGCAACAAAAGACATAGCTAGCCTTAATCTAGAGGATCTATCCAAGTACTTTGACCTTCCCATCATTGAAGCTTCAAAAAACTTAAAAGTCGGACTCACCGTCCTCAAAAAGAAATGCCGCGAGTTTGGCATTCCCCGTTGGCCACACCGAAAGATCAAATCACTTGACGGTCTCATTTCCGATCTCCAG GAAGAGGTAAAGCGACAGCAAGAGGAGGACAAGGGCGGCGGTGGGGGTGGTGGTGCCGCCTTGGCGGTGGTGGAAAGGCAAAAAATGATAGAAAGTGAAAAGGAAACGATAGAGAAGAAACCGTTCATGGATATCCAAAGAGAGACCAAGAAATTCAGACAAGATATTTTTAAGAAGAGGCATAGGGCTAGACTTCTTGAAACCCAATGCCGAACCTTGCCtttgttttag
- the LOC111911066 gene encoding protein RKD5 isoform X1 has protein sequence MASPSQQSPPPPLTHPHSLKALVAFRNLICPELIRTVHLYRSEEGGEESEVEREYVFHKEKDYEEISFCKVFTLKKFEVSSHFEGLVNGVWLCIYVFDASCWSPADIDRLPTVLTISRNHKLDSIPTLANDLQTINQLSCEMGRFKHCKGESEEDGEEDKDNRYKNHHMCDVDLNSLPYGLSENDESDQSATDVSGKKKRRAATKDIASLNLEDLSKYFDLPIIEASKNLKVGLTVLKKKCREFGIPRWPHRKIKSLDGLISDLQEEVKRQQEEDKGGGGGGGAALAVVERQKMIESEKETIEKKPFMDIQRETKKFRQDIFKKRHRARLLETQCRTLPLF, from the exons ATGGCGTCTCCCTCACAACAATCTCCCCCTCCTCCTCTTACTCATCCTCATTCCCTGAAAGCCCTTGTCGCCTTCCGCAACCTCATCTGTCCAG AGCTGATTAGGACGGTGCATCTGTATCGATCGGAGGAAGGAGGGGAAGAATCGGAGGTGGAAAGAGAGTATGTGTTTCATAAGGAGAAGGATTACGAGGAGATTAGCTTCTGTAAAGTGTTTACCTTGAAGAAATTTGAAGTTTCGTCACACTTTGAAGGGCTTGTGAATGGTGTGTGGCTCTGCATTTATGTCTTCGACGCTTCCTGTTGGTCTCCTGCTGATATCGACCGACTCCCTACTGTTCTTACAATCTCCAG GAATCACAAGCTGGATTCAATCCCAACATTGGCTAATGACTTACAAACAATTAATCAGCTCAGCTGTGAAATGGGAAGGTTTAAACATTGTAAAGGAGAATCTGAGGAAGATGGGGAAGAAGACAAAGACAATCGGTATAAGAATCATCACATGTGTGATGTGGATCTTAATTCTCTTCCTTATGGACTTTCAGAAAATGATGAAAGTGATCAAAGCGCCACAG ATGTTTCAGGGAAGAAGAAAAGAAGGGCAGCAACAAAAGACATAGCTAGCCTTAATCTAGAGGATCTATCCAAGTACTTTGACCTTCCCATCATTGAAGCTTCAAAAAACTTAAAAGTCGGACTCACCGTCCTCAAAAAGAAATGCCGCGAGTTTGGCATTCCCCGTTGGCCACACCGAAAGATCAAATCACTTGACGGTCTCATTTCCGATCTCCAG GAAGAGGTAAAGCGACAGCAAGAGGAGGACAAGGGCGGCGGTGGGGGTGGTGGTGCCGCCTTGGCGGTGGTGGAAAGGCAAAAAATGATAGAAAGTGAAAAGGAAACGATAGAGAAGAAACCGTTCATGGATATCCAAAGAGAGACCAAGAAATTCAGACAAGATATTTTTAAGAAGAGGCATAGGGCTAGACTTCTTGAAACCCAATGCCGAACCTTGCCtttgttttag